A region of the Massilia sp. erpn genome:
TGTCGGTGATGAAGGCCTTGATGATCGGGGTCAGCAGCGCCACTTCGTCGGCGGCTTCCTTGCGCACTTCTTCGTCAGGGTGGTGCAGTTCGCGGTCGATCTGCAGCGCCACGTAGGACGAGAAGGCGCGCGCGCCTTCGGCGTAGGCTTTGGCGGTCAGCAGCATGCGGCGCACGTCAGGGTGCACGATGATCGGGTCGGCCGCTTTTTCCGGTGCTTTCACGCCGGACAGGCTGCGCATCTGCAGGCGGTCCTTGGCGTACACCAGGGCGTTCTGGTAGGCGATTTCGGTCAGGCCCAGGGACTGCATGCCCACGCCCAGACGGGCGGCGTTCATGAACACGAACATGGCGTTCAGGCCTTTGTTCGGCTGGCCGATGATCCAGCCCTTGGCGCCGTCCAGGTTCATCTGGCAGGTCGAGTTGCCGTGGATGCCCATCTTCTCTTCGATGGCGCCGCAGGTGATCGGGTTGCGCTCGCCGATGCCGCCGTCGGCGGTCGGCAGGTATTTCGGCACCAGGAACAGGGAGATGCCTTTCGAGCCTTCCGGCGCGTCCGGCACGCGGGCCAGCACCAGGTGCAGGATGTTCTCGGACATATCGTGCTCGCCGGCCGAGATGAAGATCTTGTTGCCGGTGATGGTCCAGGAGCCGTCGGCTTCAGGAATGGCTTTCGAACGCAGCAGGCCCAGGTCGGTGCCGCAGTGCGGTTCGGTCAGGCACATGGTGCCGGTCCATTCGCCGGAGACCAGTTTCGGCAGATAGGTTTTTTTCTGTTCGTCGGTGCCGTGCTCCAGCAGGCACTCGTAGGCGCCGTGCGACAGGCCAGGGTACATGGACCAGGCCTGGTTGGAGGAGTTCAGCATCTCGTAGAAGGAGTTGTTCAGAACGATGGGCAGCCCCTGGCCGCCGTATTCCGGATCGCAAGCCAGCGCAGCCCAGCCGCCTTCCACGTATTGTTTGTAAGCTTCTTTAAAGCCTTTTGGAGTGGTCACGGTTTTCGTGACCGGATCATGGTGGCAGCCTTCGCGGTCGCCCGAGTGGTTCAGCGGGAACAGCACTTCGGACGTGAACTTCGCGCCCTCTTCCAGCACCTGGTTGATGATGTCGGCGTCGGTTTCCGCGTGGGCCGGCAGTTCCTTGAGCTGTTCTTCCACTTTCAGGAACTCATGCAGAACGAATTGCATATCCCGGATTGGCGCGACGTATTGACCCATGATTTATCTCCTGACGGCTAAATAATTAAGATTGGTGACATGCTGCGCGGGGCGCAGCCTTAAGCTTTGTAGTTCTCGATCAAGCGTTCGAAACCGACGCTGGCGCGTTCCAGGCTGCCCGGAATGCGCAGGAAGCGCGCATCGTGGTGCAGGGCCAGGATCAGGCCATACATCTCGTAGACCAGCTGCTGGGCATCCGTATCGGCTTTCAGGTGGCCGCATTCGGTCGCCTGGTGGGCGCAGCGCAGCAAGGCGCCCTGCCAGGCCGCCACCATCGACACCAGCTCCTCGCGGATCGGCCCCGGACGGTCGTCGTATTCGACGGCGCCACTGATATAGATGCAGCCCGACGCGATCTCGACGCTGACGCGCTTGACCCAGCGCGCGAACATGGCGCGCAGACGCGGCAGGCCGCGCGGCTCCTTGACGCTGGGATAGAACACTTCCTGCTCGAAACGGCGGTGGTACAGCTTCACAACTTCCAGCTGCAAGTCTTCACGCGAACCGAAATGCGCGAATACTCCCGATTTGCTCATATTCATGCGGTCGGCGAGCAAACCGATGGTCAGGCCTTCCAGCCCGTCACGGCTGGCCAGGTCCAGCGCCACATCCAAAATGGCAGCGCGAGTCATTTCGCCCTTGCGCATAAATTTTGTCGAAGTATTAATAAGAATGGCACTCACTTTTAAATCCGTATCAGGAGAAAAACCTATTCTCGCTCTGCGGATTTGCTTCGTGTGAAAAGAATTGCGAACGCTCGTACTATTATCCAGTGGGGGATAAATGTCAAACGGGATTGTTAGAGTCGGCGTTCTATTGATGCGTTGCAGCAATACGCCTGGTGATATCACTCGTCGCCGGTGGCGCGGTCCCACTGGCGGCGGTCGCGTTTGGTGGGGCGGCCCTTGAAATCGGCGCCCGGTTCGCGGAAGAGTTTTCGCCTTTCCTGCTCGGCGAGGCGGCGCGCGATGGAGGCGGCGCTTTCCTCGTACAGGGTACGGGCGATGGGCGCCGCTTCGCGCTTGCCGGACAGGCCCAGCACCTGCACTTCCCACTCGTCCGAACCGTTATCGATGTCCAGCTTGTCGCCCGGCTTGACGTTGCGCGCCGGTTTCACGCGCTCGCCGCCCAGCTTGACCTTGCCCTTGTCGATGGCTTCGCAGGCCAGGCTGCGCGTTTTGAAGAAGCGCGCCGCCCACAGCCATTTATCGATCCGGATATTCTCGTTCAAGCGTATTTCCCTACCGCGAAGATTCTCATTAACATCTTATAACAAACATAGGCAAAACCATAGCCGAAACGGCGCCAGCGGCCGATGCTGCGGAAGTCTTCCAGCTGCACCTCGACGCCGTCGGCCATCGCCTCTTCGATATGGCGGCGCAAGCCCCGGTTGAACGCGGCATCCTTGATCACCACATTCGCCTCCTGGTTGAGGAACAGGCTCAAGCCGTCGACATTGCTGGAGCCGACCGTCGACCAGTCGTCGTCGATGACGGCGATCTTGGCGTGCAGCTGGGTCTTGTGGTACTCGACCACCCGGACCCCGGCCGCCAGCAGCTTGGGATAGAAGGAATGCGCCACCGCGTCCTGCAGCCAGATCTCGCCCACGCCGATCAGCAGCACCACCTCGACGCCGCGCTGGGCCGTGGCCGCCAGCGCGCGGCGGAACTTGCGGCCGGGCGCGAAATAGGGATTGGCCAGCAGCACGCTCTTCTTGGCACGGCCCAGGGCTTGCAGATAGGCGCGCTGGATGGTGCGCCGGTTGCGCAGATTGTCGCGCACCACGAAGCCGGCCTGCACCGAGCTTTCGCGCGCCACCTTGCTCACCTTGCGCATCTCGTTGAACAGGCCCAGACGCCGGATGAAGGGCAGCTTGCCCACGCGCAGCCACTGCGCCTGGGCCTCGTGGTGGATGGTCATCACCAGCGGCCCGCGCACCTCGACCGCGAAATCCCAGCGCGGCGCGTCCAGCGGGATGCTGCGGTCGTAATCGCAATACATATCGTCGTTGATATTGATGCCGCCCACCAGCGCCACCTCGCGGTCCACCACGCAGATCTTGCGGTGGGTGCGCGTCACGCCGCGCTTGAACCAGGGATTGAAGATGCGGTGCTGCACGCCCGCTGCCAGCAGTTCCGCGTCCATGCGGGTGGCGCGGCCATGGCCGGTGCCGAACCAGTCGGTGATCATGCGCACCGCCACGCCGCGCTGGGCGGCGCGCATCAGGCAGGCCTGCATGGCATGGCCGGTATCGTCGTCGGCGAAGATATAGGTCTCGAAATAGACTTCGTACTGCGCCGCGTCGATTGCCGCCATCAGGGCCGGAAAATATTCGGTACCGCAGTACAGCAGCTTGACTTCGTTGTCGGCAATGAAATTGACTGAGCGCATAGTCCCCGCTAGGCGAAATCCAGGGTCGCCACGATGGGGGCATGGTCGGACAGCTTGGCCCACATCGCCCCGTGCATGACTTGCGCCGATTCTACCTTGAAGCCGCGCACATAAATACGGTCGAGGCGGAAGAATGGCAGGGCGGCGGGGAAGGTCTTGGCCGGATGCTGGGCCGCCTGGCGCCGCGCCAGCGTGCGCACCAGGTCGCCCAGGCTGGAGCCGGCGCCGATCTGGTCGAACACCTCGGCCACGCCGAGCGCCTTGCGCAGCTTGGCACTCAGGGTATTGCGCCAGTCGTTGAAGTCGCCGGCGATGATGACCGGCTCGCCATGCCCGGCCGAGGTATTCACCGCCTCGATCAGCGCCTCCAGCTGGCGCACCCGGCTGCGCTCGAACAGACCAAGGTGGATCACATAGCAGTGGATCGGGCCGCGCGGCGTTTCGACGACGCTGTGCAGGATGCCGCGCTGCTCGTAAGCATGGTCGGAGACATCGGTATTGGTCCAGCGCGCGATGGGATAGCTGCTGAGCAGGGCGTTGCCGTGGTGGCCGTGGTCGTATTGCGCATTCAAGCCATACACGGACTGGTGCGATTCACCCGCAAAAAATTCATGCTGGCCGCCCTTGGGCCAATGGCGGTGGCCGTGGTGCTCCTCGCCATAGCGGGCGGCGATGCGGTCATGCTGGCCCTGCACCTCCTGCAGGAAGATCAGGTTCGCATCGAACTGGGCGATCGCATTCTTGAGCGCGTGTACCCGCGGCTGGCTGCGGTACGACACTCCCTTATGGATGTTGTAGGTGGCAACACGGATCTTCATGCAGGCATTGTACCCCTACGGCCCGGCTTGCCAAGCGTCAATCGTGCCGGGGTCAGAAACTGGGGCTGAGCTGTTCCGCCGGCTGCTTCGGCAGGATCACGCGGAAGCGGGTGCCTTTGCCGACCGCGCTTTGCACTTCCATGCGGCCGCCGTGTTTTTGCACGATGCCATACGACAGCGACAGGCCCAGGCCCGTGCCCTTGCCCACCGGCTTGGTGGTGAAGAAGGGTTCGTAGATGCGGTCGAGCAGCTCGGGCGGGATGCCTTTGCCGGTGTCTTCGATTTCGACCCACACCGCCCGCTCGTCCTCGCCGGTGCGCACGGTGATGCGGCCGCTCTCTTCGATGGCGTGGGCGGCGTTCACCAGCAGGTTCATGAACACCTGGTTCAGCTGCGAGGGGAAGCAGGCCAGCGGCGCCACGCCGCCATATTCCTTGACCACGTCGGCCTTGTATTTCAATTCGTTCCAGACCACATTCAGCGTGCTGTCCAGCCCCGCTTCCAGGCTGGCGACGGCCAGCTCGCCGCCATCGACATGCGAAAAGTCCTTCATATCCTGCACGATGCGCTTGACGCGCTCCAGGCCTTCCAGCGATTCGCTCAGCAGGCTGTCCAGGTCTTCGCGCAGGTAGTCGGCGTCGACTTCGGTTTTCAGCGCGGCCAGCGCGGCGCGGTCGCCCATGGCCAGCTTGGGTTCCAGCGCTTCGTAGGCATCGAGCAGGCGCAGCAGGGATTCGGCGTAGCGCTGCAGGCTGCCCAGATTGGAATTGACGAAGCCCACCGGGTTATTGATCTCGTGCGCCACGCCGGCCGCCAGCACGCCGATGGAAGCCATCTTTTCCGATTGCAGCAGCTGGCTCTGCGCCTCGCCCAGCTTGCGGATCAAGTCGGCCTGGCGCGCCTTTTCCTGCTCCAGCGTGGCGTTCGCCATCTGCAGATCCTTGGTGCGTTCGCGCACCCGGTATTCCAGCTGGTCGCGCGATTCGCGCAAAGCCTGTTCGGCGCGCTGGCGCTCCGTGATGTCGGTAAAGCCGAACACGCGGCCGATGATGCGCTCGCCCAGATACTGGGGCCGCGAGCGGCATTCGAAGACGCGGCCGCTGCGCAGGCTGAGCAAATCCACCGTCTCGTTGGCATCGACCACCTGCTGCAGGCGCGTGCGGCATAACTCGCCCTCCACCACCAAGCCCGCCAGATAGCCGAGAATGGCACCATCGTCGCCCGCCTCGAGCAAGGATTCGGGCAGGTCCCACATACGGCTGAACAGGCGATTCATGCTGCTGATGCGGCCATGCCAGTCCAGCACCAGGATGCCGTTGCCGGTCGATTCCAGCGTGGCGCGCAGCTGCGACAAGGTCTGCTCCAGCACGTCCTCCACCTGGCGCTCGTGACGCGTATCGCGCGCCAGCACCAGCAGCAGGGTGCGCTCGCGCTGACGGATCACGCGCACCGTTTTCATCACCGTCATCAGGCTGGCGTCGGCGCAGTGGTATTCGCCCTCCTGCGCCGCGATTTCCTGGTACTGGCCGTTGCGCACGTCCTCCCAATAGAACACGTCCTGCAGGGAGCTTTCGATATCGGTGATGGACATGCCCTGCAGCTGCGCCAGCGGATAGCCCAGCAGCTGTCCCGCCATCTGGTTCGCCAGCAGGATGCGCAGATCGTCCGGGTCCACCAGCAGCATCAAGTGCGGACTGTGGTCCAGCATCAGCTGCTGCAGGCTTTCCATTAGGCGGCAGCCCCCTGTCCCTGCTTGCTGGCGTCGAAGTAATAGCTGACCCGCTTGCGCGGACTCAAATAATGGTAAATCTCTTTCGGCACCTGCGCCGGCTTGATGGCCTTGACGATATTCAGATCGGTCTCGCGCTCGGTATCGACCAGGATCGCCTCCTCCTTCGGCACGCCGGCTTCGTACACCACCAGCACCGGCTTGGTGGGCTTGGCGGTATTGATGGTGGCGACCATGCCGATCACCCCATTCGACAGCTGCACCACGGTGCCGGGCGGATAAACGCCGAGGCAGCGGATGAACACCTGCAGCAGCTTGGGATCGAATTTGCCGCGCAGCTTGGCGAACATCAGCGCCAGCGCCTCGTGCGGCGTCATGGCGGCGGCCGGATTGGCCGGGTTGCACAGCTCATCGTAGAAATTGGCGATGGCGACGATGCGGCCCAGCAGGCCGGTGGCCTCGCCTTTGAGCTGGCGCGGATAGCCGCTGCCATCAAAGGCTTCGTGGTGGTCGCGGATCACGGATTGCACCGCCACCGGCAAGCCCATTTTCTGCGCCAGCTCCATCCCCACCTCGCAATGGGTCTCGTACAGGCGCAGTTCGGCGCCGGCCAGCGGCTCGAACTGGTGCAGCAG
Encoded here:
- a CDS encoding endonuclease/exonuclease/phosphatase family protein is translated as MKIRVATYNIHKGVSYRSQPRVHALKNAIAQFDANLIFLQEVQGQHDRIAARYGEEHHGHRHWPKGGQHEFFAGESHQSVYGLNAQYDHGHHGNALLSSYPIARWTNTDVSDHAYEQRGILHSVVETPRGPIHCYVIHLGLFERSRVRQLEALIEAVNTSAGHGEPVIIAGDFNDWRNTLSAKLRKALGVAEVFDQIGAGSSLGDLVRTLARRQAAQHPAKTFPAALPFFRLDRIYVRGFKVESAQVMHGAMWAKLSDHAPIVATLDFA
- a CDS encoding ATP-binding protein, encoding MESLQQLMLDHSPHLMLLVDPDDLRILLANQMAGQLLGYPLAQLQGMSITDIESSLQDVFYWEDVRNGQYQEIAAQEGEYHCADASLMTVMKTVRVIRQRERTLLLVLARDTRHERQVEDVLEQTLSQLRATLESTGNGILVLDWHGRISSMNRLFSRMWDLPESLLEAGDDGAILGYLAGLVVEGELCRTRLQQVVDANETVDLLSLRSGRVFECRSRPQYLGERIIGRVFGFTDITERQRAEQALRESRDQLEYRVRERTKDLQMANATLEQEKARQADLIRKLGEAQSQLLQSEKMASIGVLAAGVAHEINNPVGFVNSNLGSLQRYAESLLRLLDAYEALEPKLAMGDRAALAALKTEVDADYLREDLDSLLSESLEGLERVKRIVQDMKDFSHVDGGELAVASLEAGLDSTLNVVWNELKYKADVVKEYGGVAPLACFPSQLNQVFMNLLVNAAHAIEESGRITVRTGEDERAVWVEIEDTGKGIPPELLDRIYEPFFTTKPVGKGTGLGLSLSYGIVQKHGGRMEVQSAVGKGTRFRVILPKQPAEQLSPSF
- a CDS encoding acyl-CoA dehydrogenase C-terminal domain-containing protein, giving the protein MGQYVAPIRDMQFVLHEFLKVEEQLKELPAHAETDADIINQVLEEGAKFTSEVLFPLNHSGDREGCHHDPVTKTVTTPKGFKEAYKQYVEGGWAALACDPEYGGQGLPIVLNNSFYEMLNSSNQAWSMYPGLSHGAYECLLEHGTDEQKKTYLPKLVSGEWTGTMCLTEPHCGTDLGLLRSKAIPEADGSWTITGNKIFISAGEHDMSENILHLVLARVPDAPEGSKGISLFLVPKYLPTADGGIGERNPITCGAIEEKMGIHGNSTCQMNLDGAKGWIIGQPNKGLNAMFVFMNAARLGVGMQSLGLTEIAYQNALVYAKDRLQMRSLSGVKAPEKAADPIIVHPDVRRMLLTAKAYAEGARAFSSYVALQIDRELHHPDEEVRKEAADEVALLTPIIKAFITDNAWVATSEAMQVYGGHGYISEWGMEQYVRDARINLIYEGTNTIQSLDLLGRKILMDNGAKLRKFGEKIRAFVEDNGTDEALSEFITPLGDLGEKVTKLTMEIGMKAFQSQDEVGAAAVPYLRVVGHLVYSYFFAQMAKIALEKEGSGDNFYKAKLATARFYFARLQPETATLIRQARSGAASLMALDADLF
- the clsB gene encoding cardiolipin synthase ClsB; amino-acid sequence: MRSVNFIADNEVKLLYCGTEYFPALMAAIDAAQYEVYFETYIFADDDTGHAMQACLMRAAQRGVAVRMITDWFGTGHGRATRMDAELLAAGVQHRIFNPWFKRGVTRTHRKICVVDREVALVGGININDDMYCDYDRSIPLDAPRWDFAVEVRGPLVMTIHHEAQAQWLRVGKLPFIRRLGLFNEMRKVSKVARESSVQAGFVVRDNLRNRRTIQRAYLQALGRAKKSVLLANPYFAPGRKFRRALAATAQRGVEVVLLIGVGEIWLQDAVAHSFYPKLLAAGVRVVEYHKTQLHAKIAVIDDDWSTVGSSNVDGLSLFLNQEANVVIKDAAFNRGLRRHIEEAMADGVEVQLEDFRSIGRWRRFGYGFAYVCYKMLMRIFAVGKYA
- a CDS encoding RNA-binding S4 domain-containing protein, with translation MNENIRIDKWLWAARFFKTRSLACEAIDKGKVKLGGERVKPARNVKPGDKLDIDNGSDEWEVQVLGLSGKREAAPIARTLYEESAASIARRLAEQERRKLFREPGADFKGRPTKRDRRQWDRATGDE
- a CDS encoding TetR/AcrR family transcriptional regulator; protein product: MRKGEMTRAAILDVALDLASRDGLEGLTIGLLADRMNMSKSGVFAHFGSREDLQLEVVKLYHRRFEQEVFYPSVKEPRGLPRLRAMFARWVKRVSVEIASGCIYISGAVEYDDRPGPIREELVSMVAAWQGALLRCAHQATECGHLKADTDAQQLVYEMYGLILALHHDARFLRIPGSLERASVGFERLIENYKA